The DNA window GCTCACGGACGAGGCCGAGCAGCTGGACGTGCCACTCCAGGTGCACCGCGTGGTCGGCCAGATCGAGGCACTGGATTCCACCGACCAGCACGGCGTGCTCGGGCTGAGGTCCGGCGAGGCGCGCGCGGTCGTCTGCACGCTGCAGCTGCACCGCCTCCTCGCGGGCGCCGACGACCCGGCGGGCACCTTCAGCGCCGGCCACCGCTTCAATCAGACGGCGAGCGTCGCGCGGCTGCAGCAGATGGCGTCCACCTCGTGCCCGCCGAGCGTGGGCTCGTGCGGTGGCcgtggcgacgacgacgacagcgaCAGCAGCCCGGCCACGCCGATGGGCTTCGTCTCGCCGCCGCTATCTACGCCCCAGCTCCAGATGCCGCCGGCGCTGGCGAGCTTCCTGTCGGCGGCGCGCGCGCTGTCGCCCGAGGTGGTGGTGGTCACGGAGCAGGAGGCCAGCCACGGCGGCGTCTCGTTCCGGAAGCGCTTCGGCGAGGCGCTGGGGTACTACGCCGCCGTGTACGACAGCCTGGACGCGGCCGCCGAGGCGTACCGCCGGCCCGCCACCGAGCGGGCGGAGGTGGAGCGCGCGGTGCTCGGGGAGGAGATCCGGGACGTGCTGCTGCGCGAGGGCGCGCACCGGCGCGAGCGGCACGACCGGCTGCCGCGGTGGGCTGCGCGCATGGAGCTGGGCGGGTTCAGGAGCGTGCCGCTGAGCTACGTCACGATGAGGCAGGGGAACGACGTGCTCCACAGGTGCGGCCTGAGCGGGTGTGCGGCGCCGGCGAACAGCAGAGACCACGGCGGCTGCCTTCTCTTGTGCTGGAGCTCGTGGCCACTCTACTCGGTCTCGGCATGGCGGCCGGACGGACGCTCAGGTGCTCCCGGTCCCGGTCCCGGGACCTGCAGCTAACTAAGCACTGACAGCGCCGTGCCCAATGGAAGTGGTGGCTCCTGTGCGGCATAGTTTTGAGGAGAGCTGATGTGCTGATCGATGGCGATTCATTCGAGGGTCAGTGAATTTGGCTGTCAGGATCCAGGGTTAAAGTTTAGTTATGTCACATCGAACATTCATATGCTAATTAGGAGTACTAAACATaagctaagggggtgtttggttctttagtcgctcctaaaatttatgtcacatcaaatgtttagaggctaataaggagcattaaatataaattaattacaaaaccaattacatagatggaggctaatttccgaggcgaatttttaagcctaattaatctatcattagcacatgcttactgtagcaccacgttgtcaaatcatggactaattaggcttaaaagattcgtctcgcaaattagtcgcaagttatgcaattagtttcgtaattagtctacatttaatactccatgcatatgtctaaacattcgatgtgacaggaattttaggaggagagagaggaaccaaacaggccctaattataaaactaattgtatatgagtagactaattagcgagacgaatatattaatcctaattaatccataattagtaAATGTTTACTTTAGTGCTACATTGTTAAATTATgcattaattagacttaatagattcgtctcgatctatgtaattagttttgtaattagtctatgtttaattcTCCTAATTGGTATCAAAGATTCGACGTGGCATGAGTAAACTGTTGCACGAGGGAAACAAACACAGCCAAGGTAATTAAATTAATAGGTGTCACACTGACATGCATGGAGATGATTGATTGGAATTGGAACTGTAGTGTTTGACAACGTAAAAAGGAAAATCATATTTGCTACCATCAGCTCTAGGTGATCAGGCAAATCAGCAAGGGCTCTTTTAGCAGCATACCCGCGAAGAAGAATGCCATAGAAAGTTACATTAGGTTTTATGCCCTTCCTAATCGTAGAATAAAAAATCTTTTGGGCTCCGTGCATtttccattcttgcaaagatagTACAACAGCAGACCATAAGTAACAACATTTAGGTGAAGACCCCAAGCGTACATTTCTTCGACCCTTCGAACCACCTCTTTCCACTGTCTTGTAGAGAGGTATCCATGGATCAGACAAGTATATGTCTGGACTTCTGGCTTAACACCTTTATCAATCATCTGTTGAAAGACACCCTTCGCCTAGTCAACTGTCTGAGCTTTGCACATGCCATCAATGATCGTGTTGTATGTCACAACATCTGGCGAAATCCATCGATCAAGCATTTCAAGGAATAGGTGTAAGCTTTTtgtgaaattttcgtattttggtctttttttaaaacaatttttagaaaaatacctacgccaaaacattttctaaaaatagactatttttaggcgtcttagcacatgacgccgagatatgaggctcggcgtcgtgtcactcaacgccgaggtattgccacgtcacggacgaccggggtcgtcgtcgacacggtggcgcgtgggtccgagatgtcggcgtcgtgtcagccgacgccaagtGCCCAACCTCGGCGTGGCTGGACTACGCGCCGAGCTACTGGACCCAcccggagcgcggcccaggcggcccaacaaagcatggtggcccagaagctcggcgttgggtcacttagcGTCGAACCTCCCGACCTCGgcgtggcccgactcaacgccgaggtctggtccctttaggccgaggcccccttcttcttcttccctcccctcctccattcccccACGGCTCCCAAATTCTGAAGACCGCCGGCTCCCAAATTccccacggcccccacgaaactctaacctccaaaatcgacccccggtgcccggatcttgtctcccgaagcttcctcgaggtaatggtccctcccctcctccattctatccgcgtagatgtgcttacattgtccctaatcatgtggaatcatggttgtatggtgttttggtatatttgtgtttgcatttgcaaaatgtatggcttaggatgattgagtgcattgttgtttaactgttttatgtgatgaacatgttaggttagtttggtttctagttattttggtcattagggttctttgtttattataggtgtcattagggttagttatttgttggtcattagggttactatgtattttatttatttgttggtcattacatttcaatttgttatgaccaaggcgttttgccaaggtactcctctttcccctctttcaattcatccatttagattcgtttgtttttgaacttggcattataggtttggttcataTTCATGgcattcgtgcaatgtatggtggttaaaatgattgaatgacccaaatgtatggttgttgcTGTTGTCGTTGTATATGTtatggtttataatcattgagttaaattttgtgtttgttgggattcaaatttgtttagggtttgtaatgaaaagcttatttgggaggtatggtgatttagtgttagtacctttacattcgttgcaaggtactttggattgattttttttctacgtaatgttaggatgccaaggcgtggtaaagctcgtattccaaggtaatcccaatgtttattctttatctgtgcaacaaatagaaaaccctaggtttaggtttggttctccgttaatatgactaaattctttcaattgtagctatggtcgccagagggcaaatccctacgacctaaagcctctccctgaaggtgttcctcgaccaatgtgcttcgaattttgggtcattcaatcgtagggatttgccctctgaCGACCTAAAGCCTTTCAATTCGaagcacattggtcgaggaacaccttcagggagaggctttaggtcgtagggatttgccctctggcaaccatagctacaattgaaagaatttagtcatattaacggagaaccaaacctaaacctagggttttctatttgttgcacagataaagaataaacattgggattaccttagaatacgagctttaccacgccttggcatcctaacattacgtagaaaaaaaatcaatccaaagtaccttgcaacgaatgtaaaggtactaacactaaatcaccatacctcccaaataagcttttcattacaaaccctaaacaaattcgaatcccaacaaacacaaaatttaactcaatgattataaaccataacatatacaacaacaacaacagcaacaaccatacatttgggtcattcaatcatttgaaccaccatacattgcacgaatgacatgaacatgaaccaaacctataatgccaagttcaaaaacaaacgaatctaaatggatgaattgaaagaggggaaagaggagtaccttggcaaaacgccttggtcataacaaattgaaatgtaatgaccaacaaataaataaaatacatagtaaccctaatgaccaacaaataactaaccctaatgacacctacaataaacaaagaaccctaatgaccaaaataactagaaaccaaactaacttaacatgttcatcacataaaacagttaaacaacaatgcactcaatcatcctaagccatacattttgcaaatgcaaacacaaatataccaaaacaccatacaaccatgattccacatgattagggacaatgtaagcacatctacgcggatagaatggaggaggggagggactatTACCttgaggaagcttcgggagccgagatcgtggcaccaggggtcgattttggagcctagggtttggtggcggcgcgggggagaagagaaagagagggaggccggcggtttcagaatggagggaggaagaagaaggggcctcggcgcggcctaaagggaccagacctcggcgttgagtcgggccacgccgaggtctggaggctcagcgttaagtgacccaatgccgagcttctgggccatcgtgctttgttgggccgcctgggccgcgctccgggTGGGTCCAGTAGCTCGGCGCGCAGTCCagccgcgccgaggttgggcacTTGGCGTCGGCGAACACGACGCCGACatctcggacccacgcgccaccgtgtcgacgacgaccccggtcgtccgtgacgtggcaatacctcggcgttgagtgacgcgacgccgagcctcatatctcggcgtcatgtgctaagacgcctaaaaattgtctatttttagaaaatgttttggcgtaggtatttttcaaaaaattgttttaaaaaaagaccaaaatacgaaaatttcacaAGCTTTTTCCACCTGACCCTTGCCAAACAAACCATTGATAAGCGTGTTGCAAGAAACTGCATTCGGCATGCAGCCAAAGTCAGGCATTATTGGGAGCAGTATGTCCATGGCCTCGTCCACCCTCATGCATCACAGAGGCCCTTGAgcacttgattgatgactacttcaTCCACCCTCCAGCCCGTCTTCAGGATGAGGCCAAAGGCAGCGAAGCCATCCTCCAGGTGACCCaagtgttggtatatttaacgcacacagataaatccgtaagtgcatggataccgctgtagctttcacccggaagtttccaagtatcgtatctacACGGAAACGTGTGAGACAAACTACGATCTAACTTAaataggggtagcaacaaggttacgataaataggagcgtagagagaaaaactaaggttctctagttctgacttgggtaaatatgtcttctactattcaactagggacattacttaaggaaagacaccagcagaggatgcttcccGTAGTAACCGCGTCCTACTTTCCCTACAAATAGGAGGTGGgctacagaggattcaatgaggctataagagtcaccctcgtgagctaccatcgatccggaatgcaggatgcatccacaagtaaccagagtctaagcaccacgcttacactacaattactactttactcttcccggataaagaataaagcactcaaacaagcTGTGAACctcatgaataatataaacaagaagcttacttaaattagaagttgattactagagaaatctcataggcaagctcagatagaacttggatccaccaagttacaagccgtagagagcaccgacaggccggcatctcctccaaactcttctctcactctcaatctcactattatttacaagactagatcctatgaaggactaatcttctcttgatagctgactctgatcctgaagatatgaattagggtttccaagATGGCTCTAgagagggtggcaggggctggtatgtataggccggagcgtccaacgtaagccattggatcaaaccaacttcaagAACGGCATAGAGACAACCtaagaggcggtggagaactaacattgcgacgcggaggctgacaggtggaccTAGGGGCTAGGCGTcctgtaggtggggccggctggtcccacatggtagcccctcgaggtctgcttcggtggagagcctcctgtaGTCTTCTAAAATCTTCCTACATTGTTTACGCAATGGAATTTtataatttcctttgacaaataggtcccgAATgacagttttctggataaaccctgctgaaaatatagattcaccaaaactcatggaataacccctatacctatgtttggtgatggaattaagtataaatacaggttatgttgatggtttataattggtgttagtgaccgtcaacaagctcccccaagcttaacctttgctagtctctgagcaaagctaaactcaataATGGATtatgagttgctacaatgttttcactcctcaaaagtacacatgcgttcaataaaaaattctccttcggattagaataaactgatctgactttcaaattccattcacttgggtcttgagcaattgaaagacagaacgatcaagtcaagcactatgtctctagttctttgtttcactatcgttctagagtttttataagttttcaaaataaaacttagagattccattgtataacACTCTCAAGTgtatcaatatatgtggtatttgtggatcctcaccaaggcaataaagatgttatgccttttctctttctactactaaggcttatgtggagttcataggtagggagaaggctagagcatacttgcaatgcatatattgtaaagtcaaacaacggatccaaagagagttgagtcatacaatcaaattaggatgtgcatgtgtgtggatatatggtggatataaatggtggctaacctaattgtactttgctccttgaaaacatatctctcttttgaaacttagaaacatttgctagagagtaggggctatcttattcatctttttttcaggcgaacatctaagtacccattgttttagatatctcggacacttgttcatttttttctcaatctctttttttctttctttttttacttttgaataacttttgcatagccccatatctcttttctgtaacaaaactttgagagagatatcaataagaacctggagcatttatttggaggATAGAAAACCTAAGTATGTTTTTGGGTTCACTTCCAGTGTagaagtagaacatttttgggtggatctagatggaaaggTATATTTTTacacctacccccagtgtaggagtagtgcatatgtgggtggtgtgtacgtgatcttgattttaagagcatgacaaatctctcataagggtcaacaaagcttgacaaaactcaatacaaaagcaagcaacatatatgtgaaagttttcctagcctaaataacctatatggctctggtgggaatttaagttttgtcatacaagaactcatcatataacatttttatgtttttcaaaagataattGGAACTTTAgtgtcatttggaacaagataaacaacagctcagaccgtctcatatcatatccgtcaattacctagacttagatcaagcatatgctacccacgagtttcaagttcagagtaaattcttatatcaaaacaatcttatccaaaactcagaagAATTTAAGGCAGAAAattaggtacttgaaagaaattacaacagagcaattattcatcatttctattttaagAGATTACTCTGAGTTCtgtttattttattcaactcttaaaaataaattaaagcaaactagacacacttttttattttgttttcaattttactagatcacacattattactgtAGATGACTAAtgtaaagataaatttttattttgtttttcattcatcatttttaactattaaaaagaaactaaaattaaaacaaaaagaggaaagaatacttacctggatacacggaAATGCTTCTCCCCTAAGcaagctctttcggtgagggttcggtattgtaagtccttcgaactggacttctccttatgaagttcattgatcaagtaccttggtttgctctgaagatgagaattcttgaggtggtgcctctaatggtgatgtccccttcttccaccaaacctgtcttggttttgagtttttattttggtttgacaggtttaggactttcacttgtagaaattaggGAGTTGACTATCTTTCCCTTACACCTTGCttgaagtgtgttctgctcataagacaaggtagagatcaagtgcatgggctctgttggtgggaaaacaccaacaaagctaaaaactttatttattcttttctGACTTTAGGCACATgggacaagatgaagttgatgttatgtacTTTGTTTAATTGTAACATGGGTGGTAAGATCAAAAGATTGATTATGAATATAGCATTTAAGTATATTTGGCCAAAAGGGTTAAATTGCCTAACTTACTAAAGGATTATCTTTTTCTACATAATGTATcgatctttacatgattatgactatcatcttctagagataagatatgcactttttaactcatttggttaagactatgagatcaagaaagtggtgctaggaacaaacttgaagaactaaacatgttgagttaattaggtTAGATCAAGGAAGTGTAACCCagtcatgtttgtttcttatttatatgCATActagaatcaaggaaaaactttttaaataatgaccatttaccttaggatgttacctttgtcattagagcgtgaagacaccatatgacgaagggtagatgactcatgatggttcttcccttttgcttgaagttttccttgctcGGCTAGTTTCAcatcttgagctattcatgagcttcttgtttcctagatcgcaccttttctttctcatccttttgccatgtcatctttttgcttctttgatCTTGCCACTTCGTTGGCCCTTCCGCCTCACCCTTTGTTTTATgcactcgtcttcttcctctttgTTCCTTAGTTGTAGTGGTGGCTAGGTTTGTAGATTCATGTCAAACCATGAACAGGCATAGCTCATATTCATTCATCCAGTTCTTTCATCCatcatgaatgagttgtgtcatCTTTGCACAATGTTActggagttcatcatgtgtctGGCTTGATCTCCGGTTTGatttcatctcatgacttaccaatattgatgtgagagtttcctgtaggggttagtccaTAAAATATCCAGTGCCTATTAAAGCATGCTatcagctcaaaaatcaacctagacaccacgtctaatttaatttaggaaggcattttaacctaagcaccatgcttcaTTTAAAAGCCTTTAGACATAAAATtagcacaccttttggttcaagaattAGACTATACACCGTGCCTAATTTAATTTAGCGAAATAGTTTAAACtgagcaccatgcctaatttagaaGATGTAAGatcatactccaaaccttaagcatactatagtaaacaaaggtagcatgaaagcattatagagatttattcaaatagagatgaaagagaatgattgttatttagcaaattgagcatggcttaaaggtagagacaaccaagatgaattagcaacatggcataagattttttagagaacttcatcccccacacttgaattttga is part of the Miscanthus floridulus cultivar M001 chromosome 9, ASM1932011v1, whole genome shotgun sequence genome and encodes:
- the LOC136479077 gene encoding scarecrow-like protein 3, with the translated sequence MHRPTPIPTENDDDDVSMCVPAPAPPSQQEHLVQDLCGCAGHVEAGAIERAGRCLARATGLAAALGDGPLRRLAVPMADALARRLIRLMVPAVADALIDPSDHLDPRCVRAARRSFFELSPFPRAAVAVANRAILEAMENEKNVHIIDFAGPTAQPCQWIKLLHDFNRRPGGPPHLRLTIVHDDGDLLANISELLTDEAEQLDVPLQVHRVVGQIEALDSTDQHGVLGLRSGEARAVVCTLQLHRLLAGADDPAGTFSAGHRFNQTASVARLQQMASTSCPPSVGSCGGRGDDDDSDSSPATPMGFVSPPLSTPQLQMPPALASFLSAARALSPEVVVVTEQEASHGGVSFRKRFGEALGYYAAVYDSLDAAAEAYRRPATERAEVERAVLGEEIRDVLLREGAHRRERHDRLPRWAARMELGGFRSVPLSYVTMRQGNDVLHRCGLSGCAAPANSRDHGGCLLLCWSSWPLYSVSAWRPDGRSGAPGPGPGTCS